TCAAACTGATTTTAAATTTCTAACAGATAATCTTCCTAGAGATATAAGAACTATTACTATTTCCATTGATGCCTTCCGAGAGAATAAAGAACACCAAACTATATTTTCTGTTGCCTTAGGTACACTAAAAGATAAAGTAATCTTAAATGTAGATAATGACTATAAAGCAACGCTTCATGTTGAAAATAATATATTAGTACAAGAAACTCATAATGGCACTAAACACTTAGGATTGCTGTTAGCTATTTTAGTGCTACTAAGTGTCGCCTATTTTTATTGGTCGAAGAAGAAAAAAATATAGTTTAATTGTTTTTTAATCACTTTTTTTGTTGTCAAACTAATATGATCTGATTGTCTGTCTATTTACTTTTATTATAAACACAAATAACTTACCTTATTAAACAAAATCAATCCTTATGAAATTCAGAGTAATTCTACTACCGATAGTAATTTGTCTAGTAACTCTAAGCATTTTTACCTCTTGTAAAAACAAGAAAGAAGAAGTTAAAACCGATGAAATTTCAAAAATTGCTGAGACCACTTATAGTTGCCCTATGAATTGTGAAGACGGTAAAACGTACCATGAAGTAGGGAGTTGCCCTGTGTGTAAGATGGATTTAATGTTGGTCTCTACGGATAGTCTTGTGGCCTGTGAAGCACATAAAGACGGTAAGTGTACCTGCGAAGGAGATGCATGTACATGTGAAAATTGTAAGGAACACAACAGTAAAATGACCTGTACAATGCATGAAGATGGCAAGTGTAAGTGTGAAGGCGATACCTGTGCATGTGCAAACTGCAAAGAACATGCTAAAAAAATGCCCTGTACTATAGGAGATGATGGCAAGTGTGCCGATGAAAATTGCAAGAAACACCAAAAAAATAAGGATTGTGTTATGAATAAAGACGGAAAATGTATCTGTGAATCAGGAAAATGCACTTGCGTTGATTGTGCCTCTAAAAATAAATAGCGCTTAGCGTCCTCACTATTTCTAATAACAAAGACCACCCTAGGTGGTCTTTTGTATTTTACAGCATCACTATTTTAGTCATTAAAATAGAAATAGTTGAATGTAATTTTAGGCTGTTTATCATTACCCTCCGTATATACTCCTGCTTTTAGGAAATAGGTGCTAGAATAGCTATTCCAAGAACTAGAAGGTGATAAGGTTTTATTAATAATTGTTGATCCGCTTGATGTAGTAACTTTTACATTTGCCCCACCACCATTATACGTAATAGCGAGTATATAATCACTTCCTTGAGTATATGTAGCTCCTGTATATTCCGTATAGGTACCAGAACTATTTGAAGGATTATTGGTGGTTACTTTAATTTTTATTTTACGATCATCATCAATAAAAACGCGTAACCAAGGTCTGTTTACATTATTACCTCTGTTGTGGATTTGTGCTATGGTTACTCCGTTTTCAGGGATCGACTCTACTTTTGCCTTATAAATCATACTCTTACCATTTGTTAACGAAGATTCTTCAATCTCTTTCCATTCACTCCGGTTACCGTCGGTTGCTAAACTTTTCATGACATAATACCCACTGGAATTTTTATCATACCAACTTTCGTTATCAGTTCCCGTAGAACTAAAAGATTTGGTAGATCTACTGTCTTCCCCACTGAGCCAACTGGTTTCAATATAGAAATCTGAAATTTGATACACTTTAGCGGTAAGTTTAGTTCCTACTGTAGCTTCAGGAATTAATTCAGTTTCTTCTTGGTCTGTTTGACTGCAACTTGTTAAAAATAAAGCAACGGATAAGATCCCAGTTGCTAAGAATTTGTAATTGGTCATTTTTTTCATGTGTACTTATTTAAATTAATAAAATTGGGGCTCCAAATTGGTTTACCATTTTGGTTATCCAATTCTACGAAAAAAATCGACACAAAATCAATTTGATAAAAAATAAATTAAAATATTTACAAATTCATAATAAATAAAACATCTACTAAACATTCAACATTAAATCCTTAAAAAACAACTTATACAATAAACATAGGAGCTCACAAGGGTCGCTGCTCACTTAGCTACATAGAACACACCCTATATAGGATAAAATACTACTTAACGGAGATAAAATACACCTACTAAAGCCTGAACAAAGACACTAATTTGCGCCCTTAACCTCAAAATATCTTATAATGAAAGTACATGTAAAAAGTATTTATTTAGCCTCAATTGCGCTTTTCGCAATAGGTTGCTCAAAAAATGTTGAAGAAACACAAGACCTAAATGAAGCTGCAATTTCAGATGATCTAACGGTCTTAAAAGTAGCTGCTTCTAGATTTTACACGGCACCTAATGCTGCTGTTCGTAATAACAAAAAGAATTTAGTTTCTGATTATGGAGTCAATAACACAGACACCAATGATGATAGCGCTAAATTAGACTTAGCGATTAAAGAATTATCGAATAGTGATGGTGGTGTATTAACCATTCCTAAAGGAACCTATTACTTTAATAAAATTAGAATGCGCTCTAATGTGCATTTAGAAATTGAAAAAGGTACGGTCATTTATCCTACCAAAGGATTAGCCCCTGCTCAAAACCACAGGATTTTTGATTTTGCGAATAAGACCGAAGACAAAATTGAAAATGCAAGTATTACAGGTAAAGGCGGTAAGTTTATTGTAGATTTAAGAGGAAATACCTCAAAAAATCTAATTGTTGCAGATGTCGGTAATGTCAATAATTTTAAAATATCTGATTTTTCCATTAAGGATGAAAAAACTGTATTTGCATCCGTACTCATAAGTTTTACTGATAATGGAAGTAATGCATGGCCACACAATGGAATCATAGAAAATATAAGTCAGACCAATGCACATACTGGTTACGGACTTATACAAGCCTATGCTGCGGATAATGTATTATTTAACAATCTAAAATGTACAGGAGGCGTAACATTACGACTAGAAACAGATAACCTTGCTATGAAAACAGCTAACAAAGGTGGTGTACGTGATATTTTTGCGTCTAAAATTAAAAATACAAGTGGTTTAACGCCTGTAATGTTTTCTCCTCATTTTATGGAAAACGGTAAAGTAACCATAGATGATGTTACGGCTATTGGTTGTGCGTATGCTGTTCGGGTAGAGCACGGTTTTATAGAGATTTTTGATAAACAAAATAGAGCTAGTGGCGAGGCTTATAAAAATTA
This genomic stretch from Cellulophaga algicola DSM 14237 harbors:
- a CDS encoding heavy metal-binding domain-containing protein, translating into MKFRVILLPIVICLVTLSIFTSCKNKKEEVKTDEISKIAETTYSCPMNCEDGKTYHEVGSCPVCKMDLMLVSTDSLVACEAHKDGKCTCEGDACTCENCKEHNSKMTCTMHEDGKCKCEGDTCACANCKEHAKKMPCTIGDDGKCADENCKKHQKNKDCVMNKDGKCICESGKCTCVDCASKNK
- a CDS encoding polysaccharide lyase family 7 protein, translated to MKKMTNYKFLATGILSVALFLTSCSQTDQEETELIPEATVGTKLTAKVYQISDFYIETSWLSGEDSRSTKSFSSTGTDNESWYDKNSSGYYVMKSLATDGNRSEWKEIEESSLTNGKSMIYKAKVESIPENGVTIAQIHNRGNNVNRPWLRVFIDDDRKIKIKVTTNNPSNSSGTYTEYTGATYTQGSDYILAITYNGGGANVKVTTSSGSTIINKTLSPSSSWNSYSSTYFLKAGVYTEGNDKQPKITFNYFYFND
- a CDS encoding glycosyl hydrolase family 28-related protein: MKVHVKSIYLASIALFAIGCSKNVEETQDLNEAAISDDLTVLKVAASRFYTAPNAAVRNNKKNLVSDYGVNNTDTNDDSAKLDLAIKELSNSDGGVLTIPKGTYYFNKIRMRSNVHLEIEKGTVIYPTKGLAPAQNHRIFDFANKTEDKIENASITGKGGKFIVDLRGNTSKNLIVADVGNVNNFKISDFSIKDEKTVFASVLISFTDNGSNAWPHNGIIENISQTNAHTGYGLIQAYAADNVLFNNLKCTGGVTLRLETDNLAMKTANKGGVRDIFASKIKNTSGLTPVMFSPHFMENGKVTIDDVTAIGCAYAVRVEHGFIEIFDKQNRASGEAYKNYIEGILGAGSVSELYKRNNGRTWAVRIDNDFSEAAYNHSNPAVNGIKPGNFNNSTVSNVKVTYKNTGAKLKHLFLPYLPCSEWSKVCKPGPSGFEYNGPSLGVTIDNTKRDNSLGNYNVNVTTSNVSGFPNNHILNVKYNTTKVCTNGIGTITSCN